A single window of Sporosarcina sp. Marseille-Q4943 DNA harbors:
- a CDS encoding DUF2759 domain-containing protein, with protein sequence MNILMVIFGLVAIFAVIGTVQAFKERNVLSILFNLGAAVIFGGFTIATIVFQGYPTPLH encoded by the coding sequence ATGAACATCTTAATGGTAATTTTCGGACTCGTTGCGATCTTTGCTGTCATTGGTACTGTACAAGCTTTCAAAGAACGTAATGTGCTGAGCATTTTGTTCAATCTTGGAGCTGCTGTCATCTTCGGCGGTTTTACAATCGCAACGATTGTCTTCCAAGGATATCCTACACCTTTGCATTAA
- a CDS encoding MBL fold metallo-hydrolase, with amino-acid sequence MLEIRTYPLGPIQTNCYLIYNHEEECLVIDPGEEGDRIIAEIERTNSKPLAILLTHAHFDHIGAVDRVRNHFDIPVHIHKAEQEWLGNPDFNGSSRYPGLPLVKNQAADHFLEEGELQIGSFQLEVRHTPGHSPGSVSFIFNDAHMAVVGDTLFKGSIGRTDLPGGDMQTLLQSIHDKLLSLDDEFIVYPGHGPSTTPWEEKDTNPFLNGFS; translated from the coding sequence ATGCTAGAAATACGTACATATCCATTAGGTCCAATTCAAACGAATTGTTATTTGATTTACAATCATGAAGAGGAATGTTTAGTGATTGATCCCGGAGAAGAAGGGGATCGCATTATTGCCGAAATCGAAAGAACGAATAGCAAACCGCTTGCGATCCTATTGACGCACGCCCATTTCGATCATATCGGAGCAGTGGATCGGGTGAGGAATCATTTTGATATACCAGTCCATATTCACAAGGCTGAGCAGGAGTGGCTTGGCAACCCGGATTTCAACGGTTCTTCGAGATATCCCGGCCTGCCTCTTGTGAAAAATCAGGCTGCGGATCATTTCCTTGAGGAAGGTGAATTGCAGATTGGTTCCTTCCAATTGGAAGTCCGCCATACGCCGGGTCATTCTCCTGGGAGCGTCTCTTTTATTTTCAATGATGCGCATATGGCAGTTGTTGGTGATACGCTTTTTAAAGGTAGCATTGGCAGAACAGATCTCCCGGGAGGCGATATGCAGACGTTGCTTCAGTCCATCCATGATAAACTGTTGAGCTTGGATGACGAGTTTATTGTTTATCCTGGCCATGGCCCTTCGACAACCCCTTGGGAGGAAAAAGATACGAATCCGTTTTTGAACGGCTTCTCCTAA
- a CDS encoding DUF2626 family protein, translating into MDNMFKLCGFWTGIFAVMFFVGDMMTASVIMIASTIFFLLLGYLNLTERMYMYMFGAYLMIFMVGFSYYATFIHVPGSGH; encoded by the coding sequence ATGGATAACATGTTTAAGCTATGCGGTTTTTGGACTGGCATTTTCGCTGTAATGTTTTTCGTCGGTGACATGATGACAGCTTCCGTTATCATGATCGCGAGCACTATTTTCTTCCTGTTGCTTGGATATTTGAATCTTACAGAGCGTATGTATATGTACATGTTTGGAGCTTACCTTATGATTTTCATGGTAGGATTCAGCTATTATGCGACATTCATTCACGTACCAGGTTCAGGACACTAA
- the comGA gene encoding competence type IV pilus ATPase ComGA, with the protein MDNRDNLVEKKCFDLLERAIANEATDIHLVPLNDRYDICFKKNSRLERSGTYPPHLAARMISFFKFLSSLDISDKRKPQSGSFHKKMQNENYSFRVSTIPSIRMKESVVIRIQRHDQIVPLNALCIDPVWEKKLRRAVEERQGLVLLTGPTGSGKTTTIYSLTAHCVNHLDRHVISLEDPVENNHSHLLQIQVNERAGMTYAAGLKAILRHSPDVIMIGEIRDAETARTAVAAALTGHLVLTTVHSKDPEGCFYRMMDFGITAEELRQTVVCISSQRLIQKQDGGVGAVFEIVQGELLEAIADGIISGKRVSVPEDMAIEAIMKKYSMKKGIFHG; encoded by the coding sequence ATGGATAACCGTGACAATCTCGTTGAGAAAAAGTGTTTTGACTTATTGGAACGGGCAATTGCCAATGAGGCAACAGACATCCATCTCGTTCCGTTGAACGATCGTTATGATATTTGCTTCAAAAAGAATTCAAGACTGGAGCGGTCCGGCACCTATCCCCCACATTTAGCCGCCCGTATGATCTCCTTTTTCAAATTCCTCTCCTCGTTAGATATCAGTGATAAACGAAAACCACAAAGCGGTTCATTTCATAAGAAGATGCAGAATGAAAACTATTCGTTCCGTGTATCGACCATTCCCTCAATCCGAATGAAAGAAAGTGTAGTCATCCGTATTCAAAGGCATGATCAAATCGTCCCTCTAAATGCACTCTGCATCGATCCCGTTTGGGAAAAGAAGCTCCGGCGCGCTGTTGAAGAGCGGCAGGGGCTTGTCCTTTTGACTGGTCCGACAGGAAGTGGGAAGACGACGACAATCTACTCCCTAACTGCCCATTGTGTCAATCATCTTGATAGGCATGTAATTTCACTAGAAGATCCGGTCGAAAACAATCATTCACATCTTCTCCAAATACAAGTGAATGAAAGAGCCGGAATGACTTATGCAGCCGGATTGAAAGCGATACTGAGGCATTCCCCTGACGTTATCATGATTGGTGAAATAAGGGATGCAGAAACTGCTAGAACCGCTGTGGCGGCAGCGTTGACGGGGCATCTTGTATTGACGACGGTCCATTCCAAGGATCCGGAGGGTTGTTTTTACCGAATGATGGATTTTGGAATTACGGCGGAAGAATTGAGGCAAACGGTAGTTTGCATATCATCGCAACGGCTCATTCAGAAACAAGATGGCGGGGTTGGAGCTGTATTTGAAATTGTCCAAGGCGAATTGTTAGAAGCGATTGCAGATGGAATCATTTCAGGCAAGCGCGTATCTGTGCCGGAAGATATGGCAATTGAAGCTATCATGAAAAAATACAGCATGAAAAAAGGGATTTTCCATGGTTAG
- the comGB gene encoding competence type IV pilus assembly protein ComGB: MVSVSMGRASFRHSVQCIENRPAFLGRLAVLMQEGYTFHDGMVLLLPHHSKQYNELIEQVENDLKAGLGVTDILSRLGFSSTILLPIVIAELDGRLPVALKGIAERMKQSEERKRKLRNLLLYPFILFSFLAIFLVVFRSYFLPNLEAMAVARNEEATGIVSLLPLLVSRLPDALIACGAILIISVGIGAVFYRKMPPSRKISFVMSIPFIGSFFSKVITRDFSGEIGSLLQSGLPMQDALEVLVEQKVNPILSEVAMTIKGHVIYGENFDTAIELTDGLRKELCTYAKHGSDTGHLAKELQLFSENLHDMIEEELGKWLALLQPALFAILAICILAAYLALLLPVYSMFDNL; the protein is encoded by the coding sequence ATGGTTAGTGTTAGTATGGGACGGGCTTCATTTAGGCACTCTGTGCAATGCATTGAAAACCGTCCGGCTTTTTTGGGAAGGCTCGCTGTCCTTATGCAGGAAGGGTACACATTCCACGATGGAATGGTACTGCTTTTGCCTCATCATTCCAAACAATACAATGAACTGATCGAGCAAGTGGAAAATGATTTGAAGGCGGGACTTGGGGTTACGGATATTCTCAGTAGGCTTGGGTTTTCATCTACTATACTATTGCCGATCGTCATCGCGGAACTGGATGGAAGATTGCCGGTTGCATTAAAAGGAATTGCGGAAAGAATGAAGCAATCGGAAGAAAGGAAGAGAAAGCTGCGAAATCTTCTACTCTATCCATTCATTCTTTTCTCTTTTCTGGCTATCTTTTTAGTAGTCTTTAGAAGCTATTTCCTTCCCAACTTAGAAGCGATGGCGGTAGCAAGGAATGAAGAGGCGACAGGTATCGTTTCTTTGCTTCCTCTACTCGTCTCGAGATTACCGGACGCATTGATCGCTTGCGGTGCAATCCTCATTATAAGTGTTGGAATTGGTGCCGTGTTTTATCGCAAAATGCCACCGTCGAGAAAAATCAGCTTCGTCATGTCGATTCCTTTCATCGGTTCTTTTTTCTCGAAAGTGATAACGAGGGACTTTTCAGGCGAAATCGGCAGTCTCCTTCAATCGGGACTACCCATGCAAGACGCACTTGAAGTGTTAGTAGAACAAAAGGTGAATCCGATCCTGAGTGAAGTCGCAATGACAATTAAAGGACATGTCATCTATGGGGAAAATTTCGACACAGCAATCGAGTTGACGGATGGTCTGCGTAAGGAGTTATGCACATATGCCAAACACGGTTCCGACACAGGACATTTGGCAAAGGAGCTTCAACTATTTAGTGAAAATCTCCACGATATGATCGAAGAGGAGCTGGGGAAGTGGCTTGCGTTGTTGCAACCTGCTCTGTTCGCAATATTGGCCATTTGCATATTGGCCGCCTACCTGGCATTGTTACTGCCGGTGTACAGTATGTTTGATAATTTATAG
- the comGC gene encoding competence type IV pilus major pilin ComGC, which translates to MVKEEDGFTLIEMMIVLLIISVLVLIAIPNVTKHSKSIDDKGCEAFVRMAQGQVEAYKMEKHKIPSVDELIEEDYLPKGAKCPDGTDISIENGMVIALNKDGTSLDDEDN; encoded by the coding sequence ATGGTAAAGGAAGAGGACGGCTTCACGCTCATTGAAATGATGATCGTTTTACTCATCATCTCTGTCTTAGTGTTGATAGCGATACCGAATGTGACAAAACATTCGAAGTCGATTGATGACAAAGGGTGCGAAGCATTTGTGCGAATGGCTCAAGGGCAGGTTGAAGCATATAAAATGGAAAAACACAAAATCCCTTCAGTAGATGAGTTGATAGAAGAAGACTATTTACCGAAAGGGGCAAAGTGTCCGGATGGAACTGATATTTCAATTGAAAATGGAATGGTGATAGCACTCAACAAAGATGGTACGTCGTTGGATGATGAAGACAACTAA
- the comGD gene encoding competence type IV pilus minor pilin ComGD — protein sequence MMKTTNENGFTFLEMLLVLSVVAILTAVILPIGDRWITKQSEEEALYTFIATIHHAQAYAMANETYTAIRFRNSGKSYSLFAPSSVTYSTIDFPDSMHWLSGGNRISSVEFHPNGHIIHPGTIILRTSTGDKRLTLQLQHGRVLVYD from the coding sequence ATGATGAAGACAACTAACGAAAACGGCTTTACATTTCTGGAGATGCTCTTAGTTTTGAGTGTTGTCGCCATTCTGACAGCTGTCATCCTGCCTATCGGCGATCGCTGGATAACAAAACAGAGCGAGGAAGAAGCGTTGTACACATTCATCGCTACGATTCATCATGCACAAGCGTATGCAATGGCAAATGAAACGTACACGGCAATCCGATTCCGGAATTCCGGGAAATCCTATAGTTTGTTTGCGCCTAGTTCGGTGACGTATTCTACTATCGACTTTCCTGATAGTATGCACTGGTTAAGTGGCGGCAATAGAATCAGCTCAGTCGAGTTTCATCCGAATGGCCATATTATTCATCCGGGTACGATCATTTTGCGTACATCGACAGGGGACAAGCGGTTAACATTGCAGCTGCAGCATGGGAGGGTGCTTGTCTATGATTAA
- a CDS encoding ComGF family competence protein, with the protein MHRVLKCCNESGYSLLEALFQLLIMGIFLHFAVLFYYWKQPIERQLEDYYATEWELFAIDLQALLVDVEDFNVLMGNRSILFTNDRGTIEVGQSNYVIRKLTNFKGYIPLFTNVSDVIFTHEGHELNVEVTMLDGRKRERRFAIGIRQE; encoded by the coding sequence ATGCATAGAGTTCTGAAATGCTGCAATGAGTCAGGATACTCTCTTCTTGAAGCTTTGTTTCAACTACTAATTATGGGCATATTTCTACATTTTGCTGTCCTATTCTACTATTGGAAGCAGCCGATCGAGCGACAATTGGAAGATTACTACGCGACTGAATGGGAACTGTTTGCAATTGATCTGCAAGCATTGTTAGTTGATGTGGAAGATTTCAATGTCCTAATGGGAAACAGGTCAATCTTATTCACGAATGATAGAGGAACGATTGAAGTTGGCCAAAGTAACTATGTCATTCGCAAATTGACCAATTTCAAAGGTTATATCCCACTTTTCACTAATGTCTCGGATGTAATTTTCACACATGAAGGACATGAGTTGAACGTTGAAGTGACAATGCTTGACGGAAGGAAGCGGGAGAGGAGATTTGCAATTGGTATTCGCCAGGAATGA
- a CDS encoding shikimate kinase: MKRVYLVGFMGSGKSAIGKRLGTLLNLPFYDMDTEIANQTGMTIPQIFETYGEEGFREMETEFLRNFHDEYCIIATGGGVAMREENRKIMRRTGLVFYLNSTFRDIWRRISTDRNRPIVQQSSRYELEKLFHNRKPFYLQSAHFKVETTNRTLNEITQYIASQIIRLKNG; encoded by the coding sequence ATGAAGAGAGTATATTTGGTCGGTTTCATGGGAAGCGGGAAAAGTGCAATCGGGAAGAGGCTCGGGACGTTGCTGAATTTACCTTTTTACGATATGGACACGGAAATTGCCAATCAGACAGGCATGACGATCCCTCAAATTTTCGAGACGTATGGCGAGGAAGGGTTCAGGGAGATGGAAACGGAGTTCCTGCGCAATTTCCATGATGAATATTGTATAATCGCAACCGGCGGCGGTGTGGCAATGCGGGAGGAAAACAGGAAGATTATGAGAAGGACAGGACTTGTCTTTTACTTAAACTCCACTTTTCGTGATATATGGCGCAGGATTTCCACTGATAGAAACAGGCCGATCGTACAACAGTCATCTAGATATGAATTGGAAAAGCTCTTTCACAACAGGAAGCCGTTTTATTTGCAAAGTGCCCATTTCAAAGTCGAAACAACAAATAGGACATTAAATGAAATTACGCAGTATATTGCTTCTCAGATTATTAGATTGAAAAACGGCTAA
- the gcvT gene encoding glycine cleavage system aminomethyltransferase GcvT, producing MTETLKRTALFNSYQEYGGKTIDFGGWELPVQFSGIKAEHEAVRTKAGLFDVSHMGEVFVSGEDALSFLQGLVTNDVSKLKDGQAQYTAMCYENGGTVDDLLIYKRKENDYLLVVNASNIEKDVQWMKQHATGNVVIEDRSDEYGLLALQGPKAQEVLQKLTSEPLDEIKFFRFKEDVDVAGHNVLISRTGYTGEDGFEIYGSPESMVALWPAILKAGEEEGVVPAGLGARDTLRFEAGLPLYGQELSKDISPLEAGLGFVVRLNKEADFIGKEVLAAQKENGVPRKLVGLEMIDKGIPRTGYKVFIGEKEIGEVTTGTQSPTLKKNIGFALLATEHTDEGTEVEVEVRSKRLKAVLIATPFYKR from the coding sequence TTGACAGAAACTTTGAAACGTACCGCTCTCTTTAATAGTTATCAAGAGTACGGTGGAAAGACGATTGATTTCGGAGGTTGGGAATTGCCTGTTCAGTTCTCAGGCATTAAAGCTGAACATGAAGCCGTACGTACGAAAGCTGGCCTATTTGACGTTTCGCATATGGGTGAAGTTTTTGTTTCAGGCGAGGATGCACTTTCCTTCCTGCAAGGATTAGTAACAAATGATGTATCCAAATTGAAGGACGGCCAAGCGCAATATACTGCAATGTGTTACGAGAATGGCGGAACAGTGGATGATCTGCTCATCTACAAAAGAAAAGAAAATGATTACTTGCTCGTTGTGAACGCTTCAAACATTGAAAAGGATGTTCAGTGGATGAAGCAGCATGCAACTGGGAACGTAGTCATCGAAGATCGGTCGGACGAGTATGGCCTGCTTGCATTACAAGGCCCAAAAGCGCAAGAAGTATTGCAGAAATTGACTTCAGAACCATTGGATGAAATCAAGTTCTTCCGTTTCAAAGAAGATGTCGATGTCGCTGGACACAATGTTCTCATTTCCCGGACAGGGTATACCGGTGAAGATGGTTTCGAGATCTATGGATCGCCAGAATCGATGGTCGCTCTTTGGCCTGCGATTTTAAAAGCTGGAGAAGAGGAGGGGGTTGTGCCTGCAGGTTTAGGCGCTCGTGATACGCTCCGATTCGAAGCGGGTCTGCCGCTTTATGGCCAAGAATTGTCGAAAGATATTTCGCCTCTTGAAGCAGGCTTGGGATTTGTTGTCAGGTTGAATAAAGAAGCGGATTTCATAGGCAAAGAAGTGCTCGCTGCACAGAAAGAGAATGGCGTGCCAAGGAAGCTTGTCGGTCTTGAAATGATTGATAAAGGAATTCCGCGGACCGGCTATAAAGTGTTTATTGGTGAGAAGGAAATCGGGGAAGTCACTACTGGAACACAATCGCCTACATTGAAAAAGAATATTGGATTCGCCCTTCTTGCAACGGAACATACTGACGAAGGAACTGAAGTGGAAGTAGAAGTGCGTAGCAAACGATTGAAAGCAGTATTGATTGCTACACCTTTCTACAAACGATAA
- the gcvPA gene encoding aminomethyl-transferring glycine dehydrogenase subunit GcvPA produces the protein MKHRYIPMTETDRKEMLSAIGIATVDELFDDIPEKVRFKGELNIKEAKSESALMKELAQLAAKNADARTYASFLGAGVYDHYKPVIVDHVISRSEFYTAYTPYQPEISQGELQAIFEFQTMICELTGMDIANSSMYDGGTSLAEAGTMAAGHTRRTKILVSETVHPEARDVVASYAAGQFIDVVTIPHKDGVTDVELLEELLDDNTAAVLVQYPNFFGQVEDIQKIGDITHDKGGLLVVSANPLALGVLMPPGKLGADITVGDAQPFGISEQFGGPHCGYFATTKKLMRKMPGRLVGETTDSEGRRGYVLTLQAREQHIRRDKATSNICSNQALNALAASVAMTALGKAGAKEIAYQNIAKTAYAKSAFEKAGFEVKYGGAHFNEIVVALQKPVKEVNAKLLEKGIIGGYDLGLTYPELSNHVLIAVTEQRTKEEIDALVQEMEALHA, from the coding sequence ATGAAGCATCGTTATATTCCTATGACGGAAACGGATCGTAAAGAAATGCTATCGGCAATCGGAATTGCGACGGTTGATGAGCTATTTGATGATATTCCTGAAAAGGTTCGCTTTAAAGGCGAGTTGAATATTAAGGAAGCCAAATCCGAATCGGCATTGATGAAAGAGCTTGCGCAGCTTGCAGCGAAAAACGCGGATGCACGCACATATGCATCTTTCCTCGGAGCAGGCGTGTATGATCACTATAAGCCGGTCATCGTCGATCATGTCATCTCGCGTTCTGAATTCTATACAGCTTATACACCGTACCAACCTGAAATCTCACAAGGGGAACTGCAAGCCATCTTCGAATTCCAAACAATGATTTGTGAATTGACAGGAATGGACATTGCCAACTCATCAATGTATGACGGTGGTACTTCACTGGCGGAAGCTGGAACGATGGCGGCAGGACATACACGCCGCACGAAAATCCTCGTTTCCGAAACGGTCCATCCTGAAGCGCGGGATGTAGTGGCATCCTATGCGGCAGGTCAATTTATCGATGTTGTCACAATTCCTCATAAAGATGGTGTAACGGATGTGGAATTGCTTGAGGAGTTGCTCGATGATAATACAGCAGCAGTTCTCGTCCAGTACCCGAACTTCTTCGGCCAGGTAGAAGACATCCAAAAAATTGGGGACATTACTCATGACAAAGGCGGCTTGTTAGTCGTATCGGCGAATCCGCTAGCACTAGGTGTATTGATGCCACCAGGCAAATTGGGCGCGGATATTACAGTTGGTGATGCGCAGCCGTTCGGCATATCCGAACAATTCGGTGGTCCGCATTGCGGATACTTTGCAACTACAAAAAAATTGATGAGGAAAATGCCTGGAAGATTGGTAGGGGAAACTACTGACAGCGAAGGCAGACGCGGATATGTACTGACACTTCAAGCACGTGAACAACATATCCGACGTGACAAAGCGACATCCAATATTTGTTCGAACCAAGCATTGAATGCTCTTGCAGCTTCAGTTGCAATGACCGCCTTAGGAAAAGCTGGTGCAAAGGAAATCGCATACCAAAACATAGCAAAAACGGCATATGCGAAAAGTGCGTTTGAGAAAGCTGGCTTTGAAGTGAAATATGGCGGAGCTCATTTCAATGAAATTGTCGTGGCACTTCAGAAGCCGGTTAAAGAAGTGAATGCGAAGCTTCTTGAAAAAGGAATAATCGGCGGATATGATCTTGGATTGACGTACCCTGAGCTTTCCAACCATGTATTGATTGCCGTCACGGAACAGCGTACGAAAGAAGAAATCGATGCACTTGTGCAGGAAATGGAGGCCCTTCATGCATAA
- the gcvPB gene encoding aminomethyl-transferring glycine dehydrogenase subunit GcvPB, with product MHKDNQPLIFEITKAGRIGYSLPELDVPEIDLSSHLPEGLLREESPELPEVSELDIMRHYTALSNRNHGVDTGFYPLGSCTMKYNPKINEAVARFPGFANIHPLQDESTVQGAMEMMYDLQEHLEEITGMDEVTLQPAAGAHGEWTALMMIRAFHEANGESHRTKVLVPDSAHGTNPASATVAGFDTVTVKSNEYGLVDIDDLKSKVGSDTAALMLTNPNTLGLFEEDILQMAEIVHGVGGKLYYDGANLNAVMAKARPGDMGFDAVHLNLHKTFTGPHGGGGPGSGPVGVTKELAPFLPKPILVKENDRYTFEYNVPQSIGRVKPFYGNFGIYLRAYTYIRSMGPDGLKAVTENAVLNANYMMRKLEPYFDLPYKQHCKHEFVLSGRRQKKLGVRTLDVAKRLLDFGFHPPTIYFPLNVEEAIMIEPTETESKETLDSFIDVMIQIAKEAEENPEIVQEAPHTTVINRLDETKAARQPVLRYTKKEEEPVHA from the coding sequence ATGCATAAAGATAACCAACCGCTCATTTTCGAAATTACAAAAGCAGGCCGGATCGGCTATAGCTTGCCAGAGCTAGATGTACCTGAAATCGATCTTTCAAGCCATTTGCCGGAAGGCCTTCTTAGAGAGGAATCTCCTGAGCTTCCAGAAGTTTCTGAGCTTGATATTATGCGTCATTATACAGCATTGTCCAACCGTAACCACGGGGTAGACACCGGCTTTTATCCACTTGGATCTTGTACGATGAAGTATAATCCAAAAATCAATGAGGCGGTGGCAAGATTCCCTGGGTTTGCGAACATTCACCCGTTGCAGGATGAATCGACTGTTCAAGGTGCAATGGAAATGATGTATGACCTACAGGAACACCTTGAAGAAATTACCGGAATGGATGAAGTGACGCTTCAACCAGCTGCGGGTGCGCATGGTGAATGGACTGCTCTTATGATGATCCGTGCATTCCACGAAGCAAACGGGGAATCTCATCGTACGAAAGTGCTTGTACCGGATTCCGCGCATGGTACAAACCCTGCTTCCGCTACAGTCGCAGGTTTTGACACAGTAACAGTCAAGTCAAATGAATACGGACTTGTCGATATTGATGATTTGAAATCGAAGGTCGGCTCGGATACGGCGGCCCTTATGCTTACGAACCCGAATACACTTGGCCTCTTCGAGGAAGATATCCTTCAGATGGCTGAAATTGTACACGGTGTAGGCGGAAAATTATATTATGATGGTGCAAACTTAAATGCCGTCATGGCCAAAGCTCGTCCAGGGGACATGGGCTTTGATGCGGTGCACTTGAACTTGCATAAGACATTTACAGGCCCTCACGGCGGCGGCGGCCCAGGATCTGGTCCTGTCGGTGTAACGAAGGAATTGGCACCATTCTTGCCAAAACCGATTCTTGTAAAAGAGAATGACCGTTATACATTCGAATACAACGTTCCTCAATCAATTGGACGCGTCAAACCATTCTATGGCAACTTTGGCATCTATTTGCGTGCGTACACATATATCCGCTCAATGGGTCCAGATGGCTTGAAAGCTGTCACGGAGAACGCGGTATTGAATGCAAACTATATGATGCGCAAACTGGAGCCTTATTTCGACCTGCCTTACAAGCAGCACTGTAAGCATGAGTTCGTATTATCAGGCCGTCGCCAGAAGAAATTGGGCGTCCGTACATTGGATGTGGCGAAACGGCTGCTCGACTTCGGATTCCATCCACCTACAATCTACTTCCCGTTGAATGTAGAAGAGGCAATCATGATTGAGCCTACCGAAACGGAATCGAAGGAGACGCTTGATTCATTCATCGACGTTATGATCCAAATTGCGAAGGAAGCCGAAGAGAATCCTGAAATCGTACAGGAAGCGCCTCATACGACGGTTATCAACCGCCTTGATGAAACGAAAGCGGCACGTCAACCGGTGTTGAGGTATACAAAAAAAGAAGAAGAGCCTGTGCATGCTTGA
- a CDS encoding rhodanese-like domain-containing protein, whose protein sequence is MDYYILGAVILAIILYFVIMMFRVKKAVTNLTQEQFIEGYRKAQLIDVREPKEFEAGHILGARNIPYSQFRQRFKEIRPDKPVYLYDQNGGKSSRAAMFLKKRDYTQLYQLQGGFRTWTGKVKSK, encoded by the coding sequence GTGGATTATTATATTCTTGGAGCAGTTATACTCGCCATCATTTTGTATTTCGTCATTATGATGTTTCGTGTCAAAAAAGCAGTTACAAATTTAACACAGGAGCAATTCATCGAAGGATACCGAAAAGCGCAATTGATCGATGTGCGTGAACCGAAGGAATTTGAGGCGGGTCATATTTTAGGCGCCCGCAACATCCCGTATTCACAGTTCCGTCAACGCTTTAAAGAAATACGTCCGGACAAGCCGGTCTATCTTTATGATCAGAACGGCGGGAAGAGCTCACGAGCTGCTATGTTCTTGAAGAAAAGGGACTATACCCAACTCTATCAATTGCAAGGCGGATTCCGAACATGGACAGGCAAAGTGAAAAGTAAATAA
- a CDS encoding biotin/lipoate A/B protein ligase family protein, with translation MICIAGKGVSDLEKTVWSFLNSGKCSPSYNMALDEALLEWHSRGEIGPVLRFYEWEPATLSIGYFQRVEKEIDLEAVEKHGLGFVRRPTGGRGVLHEHELTYSVIVTEEYPGMPETVTEAYRVISGGLLEGFRNLGLHAEFSLPVSKEQNDNLKRPKSAVCFDAPSWYELVVEGKKVAGSAQTRQKGVILQHGAILLGLDEDKLVSLFKFDSEESRERMRRSLPEKAVAIDRLTNRSISVEECVVAFAKGFETALDIVLQPMELTEEQLLFVQEIEQKKYANKDWTFRK, from the coding sequence ATGATATGCATTGCGGGTAAGGGGGTAAGTGATTTGGAAAAGACGGTTTGGAGTTTTCTTAATTCAGGAAAATGTTCTCCATCATACAATATGGCGCTAGATGAAGCGCTTTTGGAATGGCATAGCAGGGGAGAAATCGGTCCCGTGCTTCGTTTTTATGAATGGGAGCCGGCTACTTTGTCGATCGGCTATTTTCAAAGGGTCGAAAAGGAAATCGATTTGGAAGCGGTCGAAAAGCACGGACTCGGTTTTGTACGTCGACCGACCGGTGGAAGAGGCGTCCTGCACGAGCATGAACTTACATATAGCGTTATCGTAACAGAAGAATACCCTGGTATGCCGGAAACCGTCACAGAGGCGTATCGGGTCATTTCGGGCGGTCTTTTGGAAGGCTTCCGCAACCTCGGTCTGCATGCCGAATTTTCATTGCCCGTGTCGAAAGAACAGAACGATAACTTGAAAAGACCGAAAAGCGCTGTTTGTTTCGATGCGCCAAGCTGGTATGAACTCGTCGTCGAAGGGAAAAAGGTGGCGGGGAGCGCTCAAACCCGGCAGAAGGGTGTAATTTTACAGCATGGCGCAATTCTTTTAGGTCTGGATGAGGACAAACTGGTATCCTTGTTCAAATTCGATTCCGAGGAAAGTCGGGAGCGGATGCGTCGTAGCCTGCCTGAAAAAGCGGTCGCCATCGATCGATTGACCAATCGTTCCATCTCCGTGGAGGAATGTGTTGTGGCTTTTGCAAAAGGCTTTGAAACAGCATTGGATATCGTTCTTCAACCGATGGAACTTACTGAAGAGCAACTCCTTTTTGTACAAGAGATTGAACAGAAAAAATATGCGAATAAAGACTGGACGTTTAGAAAATGA